From Pantoea sp. At-9b, the proteins below share one genomic window:
- a CDS encoding H-NS family nucleoid-associated regulatory protein: MSESLKALNNIRTLRAQARDLALADLEEMLEKFSVVVAERREDSHAEEAAVREKAEKLAKYRELLLEDGIDPTELLESLQGAGKPRAKRAPRPAKYKYTDENGQEKNWTGQGRTPAPIKAAIDSGKSLDDFLI; this comes from the coding sequence ATGAGTGAGTCACTTAAGGCGTTAAATAATATTCGTACACTTCGTGCGCAGGCTCGTGATTTGGCCCTGGCTGACCTCGAAGAGATGCTTGAAAAATTCAGCGTTGTTGTGGCTGAACGTCGCGAAGATAGCCACGCAGAAGAAGCTGCTGTGCGTGAAAAAGCGGAGAAGCTGGCTAAATATCGCGAATTGCTTCTGGAAGATGGTATCGACCCAACTGAATTGCTGGAATCTTTGCAGGGAGCAGGTAAACCACGTGCCAAACGTGCGCCGCGCCCGGCCAAGTATAAGTACACCGATGAAAATGGTCAGGAAAAGAACTGGACCGGTCAGGGTCGCACCCCCGCTCCGATTAAAGCGGCGATCGACAGCGGTAAATCGCTGGATGACTTCCTGATTTAA
- a CDS encoding aspartate aminotransferase family protein translates to MSQEIFPPEAAALYQRDAQSVAGIEKLRFFPLAITAGQGCWLTEAGGRKLLDLSATWTASGLGHGHPAITAAITQAAQAPAGAGGLSAVHPDSVGLAEELLAITPGSGDRCVYLGHAGSDANDVALRACRLASGKRKVVAFAHGYHGGIGLAMRVSGVHISAGNAADPDLYLATYPNPFRSDDAGAAAVNASLHEVKEQLDQGDVACVIVEPILSDGGMVVPPKGFLSGLHGLCINAGVPLICDEVKMGLGRPGLMHAFQHENITPEIVTFGKVLGGGLPLSATVGPKEILGGPAAHALLTTAGNPICTAVGRSVLRVLQSEELPQRAAQAGRYFMQLLRDLAQEIPEIGDIRGHGLAIGVELVAPDGSNKPDRALAQKVVYQAWKEGLVVYYVGGNVLEITPPLVISQDEMEYAVEKLSLAIRKAPQVTREEIQAYAGW, encoded by the coding sequence ATGAGTCAGGAAATTTTCCCTCCCGAGGCCGCTGCCTTGTATCAGCGCGATGCCCAGTCAGTGGCGGGTATTGAAAAGTTACGCTTCTTCCCTCTCGCGATTACCGCCGGCCAGGGATGCTGGTTGACCGAAGCAGGAGGCAGAAAGCTGCTTGATCTGTCAGCCACCTGGACGGCGTCCGGTCTGGGACATGGTCATCCGGCAATCACCGCCGCCATTACCCAAGCCGCGCAGGCACCAGCCGGAGCGGGTGGTCTGTCAGCGGTACATCCTGACTCGGTCGGGCTGGCGGAGGAGTTGCTGGCGATCACCCCGGGCAGTGGCGATCGCTGCGTCTACCTCGGGCATGCCGGTAGTGATGCCAACGATGTGGCGTTACGCGCCTGCCGACTCGCCAGCGGGAAACGTAAAGTGGTGGCTTTTGCCCATGGCTACCATGGTGGCATCGGGCTGGCGATGAGGGTGTCCGGCGTGCATATCTCCGCAGGCAACGCCGCTGACCCGGATCTCTATCTCGCCACCTATCCCAATCCTTTCCGCAGTGATGATGCTGGGGCTGCGGCGGTCAATGCCAGCCTGCATGAAGTCAAAGAACAGCTGGACCAGGGCGATGTTGCCTGTGTCATTGTGGAGCCCATTCTGTCGGATGGCGGCATGGTGGTGCCACCGAAAGGGTTTTTATCCGGGCTACATGGTTTGTGCATTAACGCAGGTGTTCCGCTGATTTGCGATGAAGTAAAGATGGGGTTGGGACGTCCCGGCCTGATGCATGCCTTCCAGCATGAGAACATCACCCCCGAAATCGTTACCTTTGGCAAAGTGCTGGGAGGCGGTTTGCCGCTTTCAGCCACGGTAGGGCCGAAAGAGATCCTTGGCGGGCCCGCTGCACATGCCTTGCTGACGACAGCGGGCAATCCGATATGTACCGCCGTAGGCCGTTCGGTGTTGCGTGTGTTGCAAAGTGAGGAACTGCCGCAGCGTGCGGCGCAGGCCGGGCGCTATTTTATGCAGTTGCTGCGCGACCTGGCGCAGGAAATACCGGAGATTGGTGATATCCGTGGTCATGGGCTGGCAATCGGTGTGGAACTGGTTGCCCCGGATGGCAGTAATAAACCCGACCGCGCGCTGGCACAAAAAGTGGTATATCAGGCATGGAAAGAAGGCCTGGTGGTATATTACGTCGGTGGCAATGTACTGGAAATCACCCCTCCGTTAGTGATCAGTCAAGATGAGATGGAATATGCCGTCGAAAAGCTTTCGCTCGCTATCCGTAAAGCCCCGCAGGTCACACGTGAAGAAATCCAGGCTTATGCCGGGTGGTAA